The Punica granatum isolate Tunisia-2019 chromosome 4, ASM765513v2, whole genome shotgun sequence genome has a window encoding:
- the LOC116202483 gene encoding ATPase family AAA domain-containing protein 1 isoform X1 has protein sequence MGESSQTRFLQELVLYAASAALSCLVLFAGLRHLDPNRESSKKALEHKKEIAKRLGRPLVNTNPYEDVIACDVVNPDHIDVEFESIGGLETVKQALFELVILPLRRPDLFSHGKLLSPQKGVLLYGPPGTGKTMLAKAIAKESGAVFINVRISNLMSKWFGDAQKLVSAVFSLAYKLQPAIIFIDEVDSFLGQRKTSDHEALTNMKTEFMALWDGFTTDQSARVMVLAATNRPSELDEAILRRFSQAFEIGMPDQRERAAILKVILKGERVEDDIDFDYLASLCEGYTGSDILELCKKAAYFPIRDLLEDEKKGQRSRPPRPLSQADLERVLTTSKKTRVAAGEYSGLTSRSANWPTIRDPDDYPVQAAIQELSRLVLSQVMNLQPESQDP, from the exons ATGGGAGAATCTTCACAGACGAGGTTCCTGCAGGAGCTGGTGCTGTACGCGGCCAGCGCCGCCCTTAGCTGCCTCGTCCTGTTCGCCGGGCTCCGGCATCTCGACCCCAACCGTGAGTCATCCAAGAAAGCTCTGGAGCACAAGAAGGAGATTGCCAAACGCCTCGGCCGCCCTCTCGTCAACACCAACCCTTACGAG GATGTGATAGCATGTGATGTTGTCAATCCTGATCACATCGATGTCGAATTTGAATCCATCGGAGGACTAGAAACCGTCAAGCAAGCTCTTTTCGAGCTGGTGATTCTTCCGCTCAGGAGGCCTGACTTGTTCTCCCACGGGAAACTCCTCAGTCCACAGAAAGGCGTCCTGTTGTATGGACCTCCCGGTACTGGGAAGACCATGCTTGCCAAGGCTATTGCAAAGGAATCTGGGGCTGTTTTCATTAATGTGAGGATATCAAATTTGATGAGCAAATGGTTTGGAGATGCACAGAAGCTCG TTTCTGCTGTATTTAGCCTGGCATACAAACTTCAGCCAGcaataatatttattgatGAAGTAGATAGTTTTTTGGGTCAACGAAAAACTTCTGATCACGAGGCATTGACAAACATGAAGACCGAGTTTATGGCCTTATGGGATGGTTTCACCACAGACC AGAGTGCACGGGTAATGGTTCTTGCCGCAACTAATAGGCCTTCAGAACTCGATGAAGCAATACTACGCCGTTTTTCTCAAGCCTTTGAGATTGGGATGCCTGATCAAAGGGAGAGAGCTGCGATACTGAAGGTGATTTTGAAGGGTGAGAGGGTTGAAGACGATATCGATTTCGACTACTTGGCTAGCTTGTGCGAAGGGTACACTGGCTCTGACATTTTGGAGCTTTGCAAGAAAGCAGCCTATTTTCCCATCAGAGACCTACTAGAGGATGAGAAGAAGGGGCAGCGGTCTCGG ccTCCGAGGCCGTTATCTCAAGCGGATTTGGAGAGAGTCCTTACCACCTCGAAGAAAACACGGGTCGCGGCGGGCGAGTACTCGGGTTTGACCTCTCGGTCTGCGAACTGGCCGACGATTAGAGACCCTGACGATTACCCGGTACAAGCGGCCATTCAGGAGCTCTCTAGGCTTGTTCTTTCCCAAGTGATGAACCTTCAACCCGAATCACAGGACCCATGA
- the LOC116203507 gene encoding U-box domain-containing protein 44-like yields MVKDVILSASLAPASELLSHVIVAIYETAHAATEVLIQKENFRRFSVYLENTGLMLKELLRHDLDCSESLKNAIEILDREVKASKGLARDCSRRNKVYLLVHCRQIVESIERSTREIAQALSLLPLASLDVSLGIREKIDSLCKKMLEAEYSAALSEEEILLKIESGIRERRMDRAYANDLMAQIAEAIGIDHENLAIRKEFEEFRKEIQDVEVRKDRAEQLQMEQIIALLEKADVVMSHADKERKYLETRNFVRGQPLEPLCSFYCPITLDVMVDPVETSSGMTFERQAIEKWFALGNNTCPLTQIPIENTVLRPNKNLRQSIEEWKDRNTMIMIASIKPKLSLDDEKEVIQCLEQLEELCLDKEQHREWVALENYESVLVRILSSKNADVRRHALTMLHILAKDSNENKEKICAVENALGCIVRSLSRHMRESKLAVQLLLELSKCTAARETMGDVRGCIFSLVTLSKKEDNEVSEDARCLLEILASQNQNVVHMANANYFKPLLHLLTSGADDTKMAMAKTLSEIELTERQKLSLFELGAFGPLLHLLSQNNLDMKQVSVKCLQCLSSIPRNGLQMIKEGAMGPLLELLYRHSLPSPTLREHVAATIMHLAQSTMLEGGEPDQSDVVPLLESEDDIFKLFSLISLTGPNIQGNILRAFHAMCQSPFGTDTRKKLRQLSAIQLLVQFCEAPNLTVRANAVKLFCCLMEDGDDASFSEHADQRCVESLLRITESSADVDEVASAMGIISNLPRDPEITKWLLDAEALNVIVNFLSDENRNDSNKRRVVENSLGALCRFTAPENPEFQKRVADIGIIPVLVKFLVSGTRLMKKSSAISLKQLSKSSFALSRHVKRAGLLGGCCRAPPEAFCPAHRGICSVESSFCLIEAHALEHLVRLLEATDPGVCEASLEALLTLIDGDALLRGSKVLAEAKGIAPIIKLLSSSSPRLQDKSLRALHRLFGLAEIRQKFGVLAHMALVEITQKDESGMKSMAARVLAQLDVLQDQSSFF; encoded by the exons ATGGTCAAGGATGTGATTCTCAGCGCCTCACTTGCTCCTGCCTCTGAGTTACTCTCTCATGTTATAGTCGCTATATATGAAACCGCTCATGCAGCTACAGAAGTCCTTATACAGAAGGAGAACTTCAGGAGATTCTCGGTCTACTTAGAAAACACGGGGCTTATGTTGAAAGAGCTGTTGCGGCATGATCTAGATTGTTCTGAAAGCTTGAAGAATGCCATAGAGATCCTCGATCGAGAAGTAAAGGCATCTAAGGGGCTTGCTAGAGATTGCAGCAGAAGAAACAAGGTATATCTCTTAGTTCATTGTAGACAAATTGTCGAGTCCATAGAAAGAAGCACGAGGGAGATTGCTCAGGCTCTGAGCCTCTTACCTTTGGCCTCGTTAGATGTGTCACTTGGAATTCGAGAAAAAATTGACAGTCTCTGTAAGAAAATGCTCGAAGCCGAGTACTCTGCAGCGTTATCAGAAGAAGAGAtccttttaaaaattgagTCAGGAATTCGAGAGAGGAGAATGGACAGGGCCTATGCAAATGATCTAATGGCTCAAATAGCCGAGGCAATTGGGATTGATCATGAGAACTTGGCTATAAGGAAGGAGTTTGAAGAGTTCAGGAAGGAGATACAGGATGTTGAGGTGAGAAAGGACAGGGCTGAGCAGCTTCAGATGGAGCAGATCATCGCATTGCTTGAGAAGGCTGATGTTGTGATGTCTCATGCAGACAAGGAGAGGAAGTATTTGGAGACCAGGAACTTTGTCAGGGGACAACCTTTGGAACCACTCTGCTCATTCTACTGCCCAATCACGCTTGATGTGATGGTGGATCCCGTGGAAACATCCTCTGGTATGACTTTTGAGAGGCAGGCAATTGAGAAGTGGTTTGCCCTCGGGAACAATACCTGTCCCTTGACTCAAATACCAATTGAGAACACAGTCCTTCGTCCGAATAAGAACCTGAGGCAGTCGATTGAGGAATGGAAGGATCGCAATACAATGATCATGATTGCTTCAATTAAGCCTAAACTCAGCTTGGATGATGAGAAGGAGGTGATTCAGTGCCTTGAACAGCTCGAAGAGCTTTGCCTAGACAAAGAACAGCACAGAGAATGGGTTGCTCTTGAGAATTATGAATCAGTTCTTGTCAGAATTCTCAGCTCAAAAAATGCCGATGTCAGGAGGCATGCCCTGACCATGCTTCATATTCTTGCTAAAGACAGTAACGAGAATAAG gAGAAGATCTGTGCTGTAGAGAATGCTCTCGGATGTATTGTTCGGTCTCTCTCACGGCACATGCGGGAAAGTAAATTAGCAGTGCAGTTGCTTCTGGAACTATCGAAGTGTACTGCAGCACGGGAGACTATGGGGGATGTCCGAGGTTGCATTTTTTCACTGGTAACGCTATCAAAGAAAGAGGATAATGAGGTCTCTGAAGATGCTCGATGCCTTTTGGAGATTCTCGCTTCCCAAAATCAGAACGTGGTGCACATGGCAAATGCTAACTACTTTAAACCATTGCTGCATCTACTCACTTCAG GAGCGGACGATACTAAGATGGCCATGGCCAAGACTCTATCTGAAATCGAGCTAACCGAGCGCCAGAAGCTGTCCCTCTTTGAGCTTGGGGCATTTGGCCCACTTCTACATTTGCTCTCTCAAAATAATTTAGACATGAAGCAAGTCTCCGTGAAGTGCCTCCAGTGCCTATCAAGCATACCACGGAACGGACTGCAGATGATCAAGGAAGGAGCCATGGGCCCACTGCTCGAACTTCTCTACCGTCACAGCCTACCATCGCCCACCTTAAGGGAACATGTGGCAGCAACCATCATGCACCTTGCCCAGTCGACCATGCTTGAGGGAGGAGAACCTGATCAGTCTGATGTCGTCCCATTGTTGGAATCAGAGGATGATATCTTCAAGCTTTTCTCGTTGATATCCCTGACGGGGCCCAATATACAAGGGAACATCCTCCGGGCCTTTCACGCTATGTGCCAATCTCCGTTCGGTACTGACACGAGGAAAAAGTTAAGACAG CTCTCTGCCATCCAATTATTAGTCCAGTTCTGCGAGGCCCCCAACCTTACGGTTCGGGCAAATGCTGTGAAGCTGTTCTGTTGTTTGATGGAAGACGGCGATGATGCCAGCTTTTCGGAGCACGCGGACCAGAGATGTGTGGAGAGCTTGCTCAGAATAACAGAATCTTCAGCTGATGTGGACGAGGTTGCTTCAGCTATGGGCATAATCTCCAACCTCCCCAGAGATCCCGAGATAACCAAGTGGCTTCTGGATGCTGAGGCTCTCAACGTCATTGTGAATTTCCTTTCCGATGAGAATCGAAATGACTCGAACAAGAGGCGGGTTGTGGAGAATTCCCTTGGGGCCCTCTGTCGTTTCACAGCCCCTGAGAACCCGGAATTCCAGAAGAGAGTGGCTGATATTGGCATTATCCCTGTCCTTGTGAAGTTCCTTGTAAGTGGGACAAGGTTGATGAAAAAATCCTCAGCCATCTCGCTGAAACAGTTGTCCAAGAGTTCCTTCGCACTTAGCAGGCATGTTAAGAGAGCCGGGCTTCTTGGGGGTTGCTGCCGGGCGCCCCCCGAGGCTTTTTGCCCGGCCCACAGGGGTATCTGCTCAGTTGAGTCCTCATTCTGTCTCATTGAGGCCCACGCTCTCGAGCATCTAGTCAGGCTGCTAGAAGCCACCGACCCTGGAGTCTGTGAAGCTTCTCTTGAAGCACTCTTGACTCTTATCGATGGGGACGCATTGCTGAGGGGAAGTAAGGTGCTAGCTGAAGCAAAAGGGATAGCTCCCATTATAAAGTTATTGAGTTCCTCTTCTCCAAGGCTGCAGGACAAGTCTTTGAGGGCTCTGCATAGACTGTTTGGGTTGGCCGAGATCCGGCAAAAGTTTGGGGTTTTGGCCCACATGGCCTTAGTCGAGATCACTCAGAAGGACGAGAGCGGGATGAAATCAATGGCTGCTAGGGTACTTGCCCAATTAGATGTTCTGCAAGATCAATCATCCTTCTTTTAG
- the LOC116202482 gene encoding molybdate-anion transporter gives MELFYYLAFGALGAVVAALELSKNNKDRINTSPAFNSFKNNYLLVYSLMMAGDWLQGPYVYYLYSQYGFGKGEIGQLFIAGFGSSMLFGTIVGSLADKQGRKRACVTYCITYTLSCITKHSSQYKVLMLGRVLGGIATSLLFSAFESWLVAEHNKRGFEQQWLSITFSKAIFLGNGLVAIVSGLFGNLLVDSFALGPVAPFDAAACFLAIGMAIIMSSWTENYGDPSESKDLLTQFKGAATAIASDEKIALLGAIQSLFEGSMYTFVFLWTPALSPNDEEIPHGFIFATFMLASMLGSSLASRLMARSTPRVESYMQIVFVISSAALLLPIMTSFLVTPSKVRGGGISFSGCLQLLGFCTFEACVGIFWPSIMKMRSQYIPEEARSTIMNFFRIPLNIFVCIVLYNVDAFPITVMFGMCSIFLFVASLLQRRLMVISDKPKTEGRELKERDPEMEPLNI, from the exons ATGGAGCTGTTCTACTACTTGGCTTTCGGGGCCCTCGGCGCCGTGGTGGCGGCCCTCGAGCTCAGCAAGAACAACAAGGACCGCATCAACACCTCCCCCGCCTTCAATTCCTTCAAGAACAACTACCTCCTCGTCTACTCTCTCATGATGG cCGGCGATTGGTTGCAGGGTCCGTATGTATACTACCTGTACAGTCAGTACGGATTCGGGAAGGGCGAGATAGGGCAGCTCTTCATTGCTGGGTTTGGATCCTCCATGCTGTTTGGGACAATTGTGGGATCTCTGGCAGACAAACA GGGTCGGAAAAGGGCTTGTGTGACTTATTGTATCACTTACACACTGAGTTGCATCACTAAACACTCCTCTCAATACAAAGTCCTGATGCTGGGCCGTGTCTTGGGAGGTATTGCCACATCTCTTCTGTTCTCGGCATTTGAGTCGTGGCTTGTTGCTGAGCACAACAAG AGGGGCTTCGAGCAACAGTGGTTATCAATAACATTTTCGAAAGCAATATTTCTTGGCAATGGTCTTGTCGCCATTGTCTCTGGACTGTTTGGAAATCTACTTGTAGATTCATTTGCTCTTGGTCCAGTGGCCCCCTTTGATGCTGCTGCTTGCTTCCTAGCAATTGGCATGGCTATTATCATGTCATCATGGACAGAAAATTATGGAGATCCTTCAGAGAGCAAGGACTTGCTTACTCAATTTAAGGGCGCTGCTACTGCAATTGCTTCAG ATGAGAAAATTGCGCTGCTTGGTGCTATACAGTCCCTTTTTGAAGGCTCAATGTACACTTTTGTCTTTCTTTGGACACCCGCTCTGAGTCCAAATGATGAGGAGATTCCCCATGGGTTCATTTTCGCTACATTCATGCTGGCTTCTATGCTGGGTAGCTCCCTTGCCTCTCGCTTGATGGCCCGGTCAACACCAAGAGTTGAGAGCTACATGCAGATTGTTTTCGTCATCTCATCTGCCGCTCTGCTGCTTCCAATTATGACCAGC TTCCTGGTAACTCCTTCTAAGGTCAGAGGTGGGGGCATATCATTCTCGGGCTGTCTCCAGCTGCTTGGGTTCTGTACCTTTGAGGCTTGTGTTGGCATCTTCTGGCCATCCATCATGAAGATGAGGTCCCAGTACATCCCAGAGGAAGCAAGGAGCACCATTATGAACTTTTTCCGGATCCCTCTTAACATCTTTGTCTGCATCGTCCTGTACAAT GTTGACGCATTCCCCATCACCGTCATGTTTGGCATGTGTTCCATCTTCCTCTTTGTGGCCTCGCTCTTGCAGAGGCGCCTCATGGTGATCTCTGACAAGCCAA AGACAGAAGGCAGGGAACTGAAGGAAAGGGACCCGGAGATGGAGCCACTGAACATTTGA
- the LOC116203508 gene encoding oligopeptide transporter 6-like, protein MAAAAAAEDIFEVEGKKVEEEDDDDVCPVKQVDLTVPKTDDPTLPAVTFRTWVLGVGACVVLSFVNQFFWYRKQPLIVTSISAQIAVVPLGHLMARALPTRAFFEGTPLEFSLNPGPFNVKEHVLITIFANSGAGTVYATHILSSVKLYFKRELTILPAFLVMLTTQVLGYGWAGIYRRYLVEPGEMWWPYDLVQVSLFRALHEKEPRPKGGFTRNQFFLIVLATSFAYCVFPGYMFLMLTSMSWVCWLAPKSVFIQQLGSGLSGLGIGAFAIDWSTISSYLGSPLASPWFATANVAVGFVLVMYVMTPLSYWFDIYNAKTFPIFSNDLFMSNGSSYDILSITNSKFHLDREAYARNGPVHMSTFFAMTYGLGFATLPAVIVHVLLFNGRELWQQAKGAFGGNRKMDVHTRLMKKYKSVPTWWFIALLLVTIACIIFTCEHYKESLQLPWWAVLLACGIAFFYTLPIGIIYATTNQQPGLNVITEYIIGYIYPERPVANMCFKVYGYISMYQATTFLQDFKLGHYMKIPPRSMFMAQVVGTVISVVVYTATAWWLMESIPHLCDTTLLPKDSPWTCPMDRVFFDASVIWGLVGPRRIFGDLGEYGKVNLFFAGGAVAPFLVWLAHKAFPKKTWIRLINMPVLLGATAMMPPATAVNFTTWIIVGFMSGFLLFRYRPELWKRYNYVLSGGLDAGTAFMTVLLFLSLQSQGFGLDWWGNNPEGCPLASCPTAKGVVIDGCPVVT, encoded by the exons ATGGCGGCAGCTGCTGCAGCGGAGGACATCTTCGAGGTGGAGGGCAAGAAGGTGGAGGAAGAGGACGACGACGATGTGTGCCCCGTCAAGCAGGTCGATCTGACCGTCCCTAAGACGGACGACCCCACCCTGCCCGCGGTCACGTTCAGGACGTGGGTCCTGGGGGTCGGAGCGTGCGTCGTCCTCTCCTTCGTCAACCAGTTCTTCTGGTACCGGAAGCAGCCTCTCATTGTCACCTCGATCTCAGCCCAGATCGCCGTCGTCCCGCTCGGCCACCTCATGGCTCGGGCGCTCCCCACCAGGGCCTTCTTCGAGGGCACACCCTTGGAGTTCTCATTGAACCCCGGCCCCTTCAACGTCAAGGAGCACGTGCTGATCACCATCTTCGCCAACTCGGGGGCTGGCACGGTCTACGCCACTCACATACTGAGTTCCGTGAAGCTGTACTTCAAGAGGGAGCTCACTATCCTCCCTGCCTTCCTTGTCATGCTGACCACTCAG GTTCTTGGGTATGGCTGGGCCGGGATATACCGAAGATATCTCGTGGAGCCGGGCGAAATGTGGTGGCCCTACGATCTGGTTCAAGTCTCTCTTTTCAG GGCTTTACATGAGAAGGAGCCAAGGCCGAAAGGTGGCTTCACCAGGAACCAGTTCTTCCTCATAGTCCTCGCCACGAGCTTCGCGTACTGCGTCTTCCCGGGATACATGTTCTTGATGCTAACTTCCATGTCTTGGGTCTGTTGGCTCGCCCCCAAGTCTGTGTTCATCCAGCAGTTGGGGTCAGGCCTATCGGGCCTTGGAATTGGCGCCTTTGCGATCGACTGGTCCACCATCTCGTCCTATCTGGGGAGCCCGCTCGCTAGCCCATGGTTTGCAACAGCCAATGTGGCGGTGGGCTTCGTCCTGGTGATGTACGTGATGACGCCCTTATCGTACTGGTTCGACATCTACAATGCCAAGACATTCCCGATTTTCTCAAACGACCTCTTCATGTCCAACGGGTCCTCATACGACATTCTCAGCATCACGAACTCCAAGTTTCACCTCGATAGGGAAGCCTATGCAAGGAATGGGCCCGTGCACATGAGCACCTTCTTTGCCATGACTTACGGGCTCGGGTTTGCCACCCTCCCTGCAGTCATAGTCCATGTGCTGCTCTTCAACGGAAG GGAGCTGTGGCAACAAGCCAAAGGCGCCTTCGGAGGGAATCGGAAAATGGACGTCCACACTAGACTAATGAAGAAGTACAAGTCAGTCCCGACATGGTGGTTTATTGCCCTCCTTCTTGTGACCATCGCCTGCATAATCTTTACCTGTGAACACTACAAAGAATCCCTTCAGTTGCCTTGGTGGGCCGTGCTGTTAGCCTGTGGCATCGCTTTCTTCTATACCTTACCCATCGGTATCATCTATGCCACCACGAACCAG CAACCAGGTCTGAATGTCATCACAGAGTACATCATTGGATATATATACCCGGAGCGGCCCGTCGCAAATATGTGCTTCAAGGTCTATGGGTACATTAGTATGTATCAGGCCACGACCTTCTTGCAGGACTTCAAGCTCGGCCATTACATGAAGATTCCACCGAGATCAATGTTTATGGCACAG GTCGTGGGGACGGTTATATCAGTAGTAGTATACACCGCGACGGCCTGGTGGCTCATGGAGTCTATTCCTCACCTCTGTGACACGACCCTCCTGCCCAAGGACAGCCCGTGGACATGCCCAATGGACCGGGTATTCTTCGATGCGTCGGTCATATGGGGCCTCGTGGGGCCCAGGAGGATATTTGGAGACCTCGGCGAGTACGGGAAAGTGAACTTATTTTTCGCCGGTGGGGCTGTTGCACCTTTCCTGGTCTGGCTCGCTCACAAGGCCTTCCCGAAAAAGACATGGATCAGACTAATAAACATGCCTGTGTTGCTAGGCGCCACTGCTATGATGCCGCCTGCCACGGCCGTGAACTTCACAACTTGGATCATTGTAGGGTTCATGTCTGGGTTCCTGCTGTTCAGGTACAGGCCCGAGTTGTGGAAGCGGTACAACTACGTCCTCTCTGGGGGCCTCGACGCTGGGACCGCTTTCATGACAGTACTGTTGTTTCTGTCTCTCCAGTCGCAGGGTTTCGGACTCGACTGGTGGGGTAACAATCCCGAAGGATGCCCCTTAGCTTCTTGCCCAACCGCTAAAGGAGTCGTGATCGACGGATGCCCCGTAGTAACTTGA
- the LOC116202483 gene encoding ATPase family AAA domain-containing protein 1 isoform X2 has product MGESSQTRFLQELVLYAASAALSCLVLFAGLRHLDPNRESSKKALEHKKEIAKRLGRPLVNTNPYEDVIACDVVNPDHIDVEFESIGGLETVKQALFELVILPLRRPDLFSHGKLLSPQKGVLLYGPPGTGKTMLAKAIAKESGAVFINVRISNLMSKWFGDAQKLVSAVFSLAYKLQPAIIFIDEVDSFLGQRKTSDHEALTNMKTEFMALWDGFTTDQSARVMVLAATNRPSELDEAILRRFSQAFEIGMPDQRERAAILKVILKGERVEDDIDFDYLASLCEGYTGSDILELCKKAAYFPIRDLLEDEKKGQRSRPPRPLSQADLERVLTTSKKTRVAAGEYSGLTSRSANWPTIRDPDDYPITEL; this is encoded by the exons ATGGGAGAATCTTCACAGACGAGGTTCCTGCAGGAGCTGGTGCTGTACGCGGCCAGCGCCGCCCTTAGCTGCCTCGTCCTGTTCGCCGGGCTCCGGCATCTCGACCCCAACCGTGAGTCATCCAAGAAAGCTCTGGAGCACAAGAAGGAGATTGCCAAACGCCTCGGCCGCCCTCTCGTCAACACCAACCCTTACGAG GATGTGATAGCATGTGATGTTGTCAATCCTGATCACATCGATGTCGAATTTGAATCCATCGGAGGACTAGAAACCGTCAAGCAAGCTCTTTTCGAGCTGGTGATTCTTCCGCTCAGGAGGCCTGACTTGTTCTCCCACGGGAAACTCCTCAGTCCACAGAAAGGCGTCCTGTTGTATGGACCTCCCGGTACTGGGAAGACCATGCTTGCCAAGGCTATTGCAAAGGAATCTGGGGCTGTTTTCATTAATGTGAGGATATCAAATTTGATGAGCAAATGGTTTGGAGATGCACAGAAGCTCG TTTCTGCTGTATTTAGCCTGGCATACAAACTTCAGCCAGcaataatatttattgatGAAGTAGATAGTTTTTTGGGTCAACGAAAAACTTCTGATCACGAGGCATTGACAAACATGAAGACCGAGTTTATGGCCTTATGGGATGGTTTCACCACAGACC AGAGTGCACGGGTAATGGTTCTTGCCGCAACTAATAGGCCTTCAGAACTCGATGAAGCAATACTACGCCGTTTTTCTCAAGCCTTTGAGATTGGGATGCCTGATCAAAGGGAGAGAGCTGCGATACTGAAGGTGATTTTGAAGGGTGAGAGGGTTGAAGACGATATCGATTTCGACTACTTGGCTAGCTTGTGCGAAGGGTACACTGGCTCTGACATTTTGGAGCTTTGCAAGAAAGCAGCCTATTTTCCCATCAGAGACCTACTAGAGGATGAGAAGAAGGGGCAGCGGTCTCGG ccTCCGAGGCCGTTATCTCAAGCGGATTTGGAGAGAGTCCTTACCACCTCGAAGAAAACACGGGTCGCGGCGGGCGAGTACTCGGGTTTGACCTCTCGGTCTGCGAACTGGCCGACGATTAGAGACCCTGACGATTACCCG aTAACCGAGCTTTAA
- the LOC116202484 gene encoding F-box/WD repeat-containing protein 7-like, with product MESLPVELCLKIFCCLDHQDLAAALQVCRKWKVLASDGALWSNLFRERWGEDRAISHAPAGSESWKDAYEVQDRRDRVGQGLKIIREGENYYLVCQGKIQRYLGSRTQKRRVMNWPSRNLNGEGPTPEEISSRGILDRIIFFIGDLEVASSEAKAAKRSRVL from the exons ATGGAGAGTTTGCCCGTGGAGCTCTGCCTCAAGATATTCTGCTGCTTGGATCACCAGGACCTCGCTGCTGCTCTCCAAG TCTGCAGGAAGTGGAAGGTCTTGGCTTCAGATGGTGCCTTGTGGTCTAATCTATTCAGGGAGAGATGGGGAGAGGATCGGGCTATTTCACATGCCCCTGCCGGCTCAGAATCATGGAAAGATGCGTACGAGGTGCAGGACCGACGGGACCGTGTAGGACA GGGGTTGAAGATAATCCGAGAAGGGGAAAACTACTACCTTGTTTGCCAAGGCAAAATCCAGCGCTACTTGGGCTCGAGGACACAGAAGAGAAGAGTAATGAACTGGCCATCAAGAAATCTGAATGGAGAAGGCCCCACGCCAGAAGAGATCTCGTCCCGAGGGATTCTGGACaggatcatcttcttcatcggGGACTTGGAAGTGGCCTCATCAGAAGCCAAAGCTGCCAAACGTAGTCGGGTGCTGTAA